A window of Panicum virgatum strain AP13 chromosome 8K, P.virgatum_v5, whole genome shotgun sequence contains these coding sequences:
- the LOC120643491 gene encoding amino-acid permease BAT1 homolog gives MTWNKRPTVAADDALDTDHGRLRELGYKQELKRHLSVVSDFSICFTVISVLTGVTTLYNTGLAFGGPATMTLGWFVDGAFTMAVGLSMAEICSAFPTSGGLYYWSARLSGDRWAPFASWITGWFNIVGQWAGTASIDFSLAQLIQVIVLLSTGGNNGGGYLASKYVVFAFHAVILLSHAIINSLSITWLSFFGQIAALWNMLGVFVLMIVVPVVATHFNTDNSAGIHSHLYIFVLGLLMSQYTLSGYDASAHMVQKSPQVT, from the exons atgACCTGGAACAAGCGCCCGACCGTCGCCGCCGACGATGCCCTCGATACCGATCATGGCCGCCTACGCGAGCTCGGATACAAGCAGGAGCTCAAGCGCCACCTCTC GGTGGTGTCCGACTTCTCCATCTGCTTCACCGTCATCTCGGTGCTGACGGGGGTCACCACGCTCTACAACACCGGCCTCGCCTTCGGCGGCCCCGCCACCATGACGCTCGGCTGGTTCGTCGACGGGGCCTTCACCATGGCCGTCGGACTCTCCATGGCCGAGATCTGCTCCGCCTTCCCCACCTCCGGCGGACTCTACTACTGGAGCGCGCGCCTCTCTGGCGACCGGTGGGCGCCATTCGCCTCCTGGATCACCGGATG GTTCAACATTGTAGGACAG TGGGCAGGCACGGCCAGTATCGACTTCTCTCTAGCACAGCTGATTCAAGTCATCGTCCTGCTTAGCACAGGTGGTAACAATGGTGGGGGGTACCTGGCATCCAAATATGTTGTCTTCGCCTTCCATGCCGTGATTCTGCTGAGCCATGCCATCATCAACAGCCTCTCTATCACTTGGCTATCTTTCTTTGGGCAGATTGCTGCCCTTTGGAATATGCTAG GTGTCTTTGTCCTGATGATCGTTGTACCAGTTGTTGCTACCCATTTTAACACCGATAATAGTGCTGGAATTCACAGTCACCTCTATATTTTTGTACTGGGGCTCCTTATGAGCCAATACACACTGTCTGGATATGACGCGTCTGCGCATATGGTACAGAAAAGTCCTCAAGTAACTTGA
- the LOC120643489 gene encoding 5'-3' exoribonuclease 4-like — MLALASHEVHFSILREDVPLPNQAETEGKPNKPYLFLNIWVLREYLEIELKILDPVCEPNIERLIDDFIFICFLMGNDFIPHIPSLETHECAVDLLIEVYKTTFNKMGGYIVNTDKVKDKHGSYLEVSRLEIFFHELSMYEEKIFLKRYELKQDFLQKEYRKMLCEASESERPELRRKLDDLLFNEDHPYDRIRLGLPGWKSRFYREYFRVETSNEIGNLQSEMVQKYLEGLCWLFQCYFADVPSWTWYYPFYVAPFVSDLKGLSQFQISFALDKPLRPFDQLMAVLPLQSWLKLDLPYCYCCKFMGREEYYPKLQTDINGKHFLWSGISEERLLASTKAVDEELTMDEMRRNTTRQDKIFLHRNSNALAHMNGVIAQTSHCPLQKLPIDSATSGIGGWLSPDDNAGGLSSSFFPSPIKNLQDITNDQAMSATFFNPEAVNPTPRLLSNVRVPDKTVTGADISKRPLWHTYPGSRPPPPMVQRPDSIWKPSTPATPREEHKHAGTGWAGRGRGNNATAAAQAQQLATRSSSYGHGTATDTPRSSSSYSYRKTSFHRVDMPRSSWFDNEPGDAQPRRW; from the exons ATGCTTGCTTTGGCATCTCATGAGGTCCACTTCTCTATTTTGCGTGAG GATGTGCCACTCCCAAATCAGGCAGAAACAGAAGGGAAACCGAATAAACCTTATCTG TTTTTGAACATATGGGTTCTGAGAGAGTACTTGGAGATTGAATTGAAGATACTGGACCCAGTTTGCGAACCTAACATTGAGAGGCTAATAGATGACTTCATCTTTATTTGTTTCTTGATGGGAAATGATTTCATCCCACATATTCCATCACTTGAGACACATGAG TGTGCGGTCGATCTTCTAATTGAAGTTTACAAAACAACCTTCAACAAAATGGGAGGGTATATTGTCAACACAGATAAA GTCAAAGATAAGCATGGTTCATATCTAGAAGTCTCAAGGttggaaatattttttcatGAACTGTCCATGTATGAAGAGAAAATTTTTCTCAAAAGATATGAGCTGAAACAG GATTTCTTGCAGAAGGAATATCGTAAAATGTTGTGTGAAGCTTCAGAAAGTGAAAGACCAGAGCTGAGGCGAAAACTAGATGACCTCCTTTTCAATGAAGACCACCCATATGACAGA ATAAGACTAGGATTGCCAGGATGGAAATCCCGGTTCTACAGGGAATATTTTCGTGTCGAAACTTCTAATGAAATTGGAAACCTGCAGAGCGAAATG GTTCAGAAGTATTTAGAAGGACTTTGCTGGTTGTTTCAGTGTTATTTTGCGGATGTACCATCATGGACCTG GTACTACCCATTCTATGTTGCTCCTTTCGTATCTGATCTCAAAGGTCTTTCTCAGTTTCAGATATCTTTCGCTTTGGACAAACCACTGCGACCATTTGATCAGCTCATGGCAGTTTTGCCTTTACAAAG CTGGCTTAAGCTTGACCTCCCATACTGTTACTGCTGCAAATTTATGGGACGAGAAGAATACTATCCGAAGTTGCAGACTGACATAAATGGGAAACATTTCCTCTGGAGT GGCATCTCTGAGGAACGGCTGCTTGCAAGCACCAAAGCGGTAGACGAAGAGCTGACG ATGGATGAGATGAGAAGGAATACTACTCGGCAAGACAAGATCTTTCTGCACAGGAACTCAAACGCTCTAGCACATATGAACGGAGTTATTGCACAAACATCACACTGTCCACTGCAGAAGCTTCCGATAGATTCAGCTACGAG TGGCATTGGAGGGTGGTTGTCGCCTGATGACAATGCTGGTGGCCTGAGCAGCAGTTTCTTTCCCTCACCCATAAAAAATCTACAGGACATCACAAATGATCAGGCAAT GTCAGCCACGTTCTTCAACCCTGAGGCTGTGAATCCAACCCCAAGACTACTTAGCAATGTCAGGGTACCTGATAAG ACTGTCACGGGAGCTGATATCTCAAAGAGGCCACTCTGGCACACGTACCCGGGCTcaaggccgccaccgcccat GGTTCAGAGGCCGGATTCTATCTGGAAGCCGAgcacgccggcgacgccgcgggaAGAGCACAAGCACGCCGGCACGGGGTGGGCGGGGCGTGGCAGAGGGAACaacgccactgccgccgcccagGCGCAGCAGCTCGCCACCAGGAGCAGCAGCTACGGGCATGGCACTGCCACCGACACGccccggagcagcagcagctacagCTATAGGAAAACCAGTTTCCATCGGGTGGACATGCCGCGAAGCAGCTGGTTCGACAACGAACCTGGAGATGCGCAGCCACGTCGTTGGTAG
- the LOC120643492 gene encoding 60S ribosomal protein L17-like has protein sequence MVKYSREPNNPTKSAKAMGRDLRVHFKNTRETAFALRKLPLTKAKRYLEDVIAHKQAIPFRRYCGGVGRTAQAKSRHSNGQGRWPVKSARFILDLLKNAESNAEVKGLDVDTLYVSHIQVNQAQKQRRRTYRAHGRINPYMSSPCHIELILSEKEEPVKKEAESQIATRKA, from the exons ATG GTGAAGTACTCGAGGGAGCCGAACAACCCCACCAAGT CCGCCAAGGCCATGGGCCGGGACCTCCGTGTTCACTTCAAG AACACCCGTGAGACAGCTTTTGCCCTCAGGAAGTTGCCTCTCACTAAGGCCAAAAGGTACCTTGAGGATGTGATTGCCCACAAGCAGGCCATCCCCTTCCGCAGGTACTGTGGCGGTGTTGGGCGTACTGCTCAGGCTAAGTCACGCCACTCAAATGGACAGGGACGCTGGCCTGTCAAGTCTGCTAGATTCATTCTTGATCTTCTAAAGAATGCGGAGAGCAATGCTGAG GTCAAAGGTCTTGATGTCGATACCCTGTATGTGTCGCACATTCAAGTAAATCAGGCTCAGAAGCAGCGGCGGAGGACCTACCGTGCTCATGGACGCATCAACC CTTACATGTCCTCCCCGTGCCACATTGAGCTGATCTTGTCGGAGAAGGAAGAGCCAGTGAAGAAAGAG GCGGAGTCTCAGATTGCGACCAGGAAGGCTTAA
- the LOC120643495 gene encoding hydroxymethylglutaryl-CoA lyase, mitochondrial-like — MSSLEEPLGLGDLPKLSINRLGSFSQPSAYRRAAADDRNTRKYNNSCNGGAPMVFHANSHAWHQQCRQADSSCHVVELRDLPRKVMWDLPSFVKIVEVGPRDGLQNEKGNVPTSVKIQLIHKLVAAGLSVVEATSFVSPKWVPQLADAKEVLKGIQQMPNVRYPVLTPNLRGFEAAVAAGAKEIAVFASASESFSKSNINCTIEESLVRYRDVTAAAKKHGLLIRGYVSCVIGCPVEGAIDPSKVAYVAKELYNMGCSEISLGDTIGVGTPGSVVAMLEAVMSFVPVDKIAVHFHDTYGQALANILVSLQMGISIVDSSVSGLGGCPYAKGATGNVATEDVVYMLHGLGIETNVDLNKLMEAGNYISKHLGRPLGSKTAAALRKLTT; from the exons ATGTCGAGCCTCGAGGAGCCGCTTGGTCTTGGAGACCTGCCGAAGTTGAGTATTAACAGACTTGGAAGCTTCTCCCAGCCAAGTGCTTATCGCAGGGCAGCGGCTGATGACCGCAACACTCGCAA GTACAACAACTCCTGCAATGGTGGCGCGCCGATGGTTTTCCATGCCAATTCTCATGCGTGGCATCAGCAATGCCGTCAGGCCGATTCGTCATGTCATGTGGTGGAGCTTAGAGATCTCCCTCGGAAG GTTATGTGGGATCTACCAAGCTTTGTGAAGATTGTTGAAGTTGGACCCCGAGACGGCCTGCAAAACGAAAAGGGCAATGTACCGACATCTGTAAAGATACAACTGATACACAAATTAGTGGCTGCAGGTTTATCAGTAGTTGAAGCCACAAGTTTTGTATCCCCAAAATGGGTGCCGCAG CTAGCTGATGCAAAGGAAGTCCTCAAAGGAATCCAGCAGATGCCAAATGTGCGGTATCCTGTGTTAACTCCTAACCTAAGA GGATTTGAGGCTGCTGTTGCAGCTGGTGCAAAGGAAATTGCGGTTTTTGCATCTGCCTCTGAATCCTTCTCTAAGTCGAACATCAACTGTACCATAGAGGAAAGCCTTGTTCGGTACCGTGATGTTACTGCTGCTGCCAAGAAACATGGACTCCTTATCCGTGG GTATGTTTCGTGTGTGATTGGTTGCCCTGTTGAAGGTGCAATCGATCCATCAAAGGTGGCATATGTAGCTAAGGAGCTTTATAACATGGGCTGCTCAGAGATTTCACTTGGCGATACTATTGGTGTTGGTACACCAG GTAGTGTAGTTGCTATGCTTGAAGCTGTCATGTCCTTTGTTCCAGTGGACAAGATTGCCGTTCATTTCCATGATACATACGGCCAGGCCCTTGCCAATATCCTAGTATCCCTTCAA ATGGGGATCAGCATAGTAGACTCCTCAGTTTCAGGCCTTGGAGGCTGCCCATATGCAAAGGGCGCCACTGGCAATGTCGCCACTGAGGATGTCGTGTACATGCTCCATGGCCTAGGCATAGAGACCAACGTGGACCTCAACAAGCTCATGGAGGCTGGCAATTACATCTCCAAGCATCTAGGAAGGCCACTGGGCTCCAAGACTGCTGCCGCTCTGCGCAAGCTAACCACCTGA